One genomic region from Egicoccus sp. AB-alg6-2 encodes:
- a CDS encoding rhodanese-like domain-containing protein, with product MDPKTAYARRDDVVFLDVREPDEWQAGHIEGALHIPMGQLNQRIDELDAEREFVAVCRSGNRSGAVTEAMKRAGYEVENLDGGMQAWSRDGLPFVADGGGDPRVA from the coding sequence GTGGATCCCAAGACCGCATACGCACGCCGCGACGACGTGGTGTTCCTCGACGTCCGCGAGCCGGACGAGTGGCAGGCCGGCCACATCGAGGGCGCCCTGCACATCCCGATGGGCCAGCTCAACCAGCGCATCGACGAACTCGACGCCGAGCGCGAGTTCGTGGCGGTGTGCCGCTCGGGCAACCGCAGCGGCGCGGTCACCGAGGCCATGAAGCGGGCCGGCTACGAGGTCGAGAACCTCGACGGGGGCATGCAGGCGTGGTCGCGTGACGGCCTGCCGTTCGTCGCCGACGGCGGCGGCGATCCGCGCGTCGCCTGA